ATGAGCATCGGATCGCCCTGAATATCAATCAGATTCAGCCAGTACTGCGTGGTTTTTGTTTCCTGCACGCAGTTTTTTATATAAGTCAGAGAATCATTTCGATTGGTTGCTTCTGTGGCTCCTATATAATTGGCGCCGATTGCACCTGAAGTTTTGATCAACTGTTTAAGATCTTCCACATTGGAGACGGTCATTGGGATTACTTTCCCAAGTTCACGCACAGCCTGAGCGAATTTCAGTGTGTGATCGTAGATTTGCTGATTTATGTCTCCCTGATTCATAAACGTTGACGGAGTTAGGTTAAAGATAGATTACCAATCCTTTTCTACTTTTTTCTTGTTAGCCGGGACTTTCTTTTTTTGCAGATCCTGTTGAAGTTTTTCTTCCTGAAATTCAAGTGCTTCCAGCATTTTCTCTATTTGTTCCGGCGACATTTGCTGTTGTTTGGGCTGTTGCGCCTCGCTTTTATTGTCCTGTTGATCTTTCTGATCCTGATTTTGTTGCTGGTCCTGATTTTGGTCTTGTTTCTGATCTTGCTGATCCTGTTTTTGCTGATCCTGTTTGTCTTTTTGGTCCTGGTCTTTCTTATCGTCCTGCTTCTGATCCTGGTTTTGTTTCTGTTGTTGTTCTCTCAGCATCTGTTGCGCATAGGCGAGATTGTATTTGGTTTCCTCGTCATCAGGTTTTTCCCTCAGGGCTCTTTTATAGGCATCAATGCTCTCTTTAAATTTATTGTCCTTTAGCAGCGCATTTCCCAGATTGTGAAACGCCTGAGACTTTTCACCAGAATTTTCGGCCATGCTCGCCGCTTTTTCAAACTCATAAGCGGCTTCGGAAAATTTGCCTTGCTGGTAATAAGCATTTCCCAAATTGTACACTGCACGTGAATTTTCTTTTTTAGCTTCTAATGCTTTTTTGTAGGCCTGCTCTGACAATGCATAATTTTTGTCTTCATACGCTTTATTCCCTGCTCGTACATCTGCTTTTCCCGGTTCTGAAAATAGCTGCGCATAGGTAGGGACTACCAGGATCAAGAGAAAAAATATCAGATAAATGCGTTTCATATTTCCCAAATTTGAGTGTCCGGTTATTCTCTGAAAATACGCCAGTCAGAGAAAATTCTGCTTCGGCTTTCTGAGATAAAATATTCTAGCAAAAGAAAAAGTATCCCGATGCCCAGGAATAGCTGAAAGTAGTCATCATAATCTGTAAACTCCTGATCTTCAAACTCTTTCTTTTCCATTCCCGCCAACTCATCCAAAAAAGCTTTCACTTCTGTGGTTCCCTGTGTAAGCTGGAAATACCTTCCTTTTCCAGCTGCAGCTACTTCTCTGAGCATTTCGACATTGAGTTTTGAAAAAACAATTCCCCCCTCCTTATCTCTTTTGTAGTCTTCCATTCCATTTTTCATCTCAGGGATTGGGGCACCTCTGGTGGTACCAATCCCCATAGTGTGCACAACCAGTCCTTGTGATGCGGCTTCCTCGGCGGCTTCAAGTGCATCTCCTTCATGATTTTCACCGTCAGAGATGATAAGCATGGTTTTAAATTGTGTCTGCCCTTCCGGGAAAGATTTTGCAGCTAACCGGATTGCCTCACCAATGGCAGTTCCCTGGGTCGGTGCGAGGTCTGTGCTAACTGTTTTTAACAGAGATTTTGCCGCGCGATAGTCGGAGGTAAGCGGTACCTGGAGATAGGCATTTCCGGCAAAAATAATCATTCCAACCCGGTCCCCTGCAAGTTTATCGATAAGTCGTGATACAAATTGTTTGGATTTTGCCAGGCGGGAAGGCTTTTCATCTTCAGCCAGCATACTTTTGGAGATATCGAGGGCAATAATCAGGTCAACGCCTTCTCTTTTTATTTTTTTGGGTGTTTCGGACAACTGCGGATTGGCGAGTGCAAAAACGAGAAAAATCAGAGAGAGGCAGGCGAGCGCAAACTTGATCTGGTGTTTCCATGTAGGACTTGCCGGCATAAGCCTGGCAACCAAAGATGCATCACCCATTCGGGCAATAGCTTTTTTTCTGCCAAACCAGAATACCCCAAATATTACTGCCATGGGAATGAGCAGAAATAAAAGGTACAGAGCCTCGGGATGTTCAAATCTACTTGCCATATTTCTTAAGGGATACTTCTGACAACACTATATCGAAGGACCATTTCCAGTAGAAACAGAAGGCCCCCAATGATGAGAAACCAATAAAATTCCTCTGTATAGTTGGTAAGACGTGTAACTTCGATACGAGTTTTTTCGAGACGATCGATTTCCTGATAGACATTACCCAAAGCGGCATTACTGGTAGCCTGGAAATATTTCCCTCCGGTTCTGGCCGCAATTTCTTTCAGTAATTCTTCATCGATCCGCACTTCCTGTTGCTGGTACTGGGTATTGCCAAAGAAGTCCTGCACTTTAAAGGGTGCCATGCCATTTTTCCCCACGCCGATAGTATAGACACGGATCCCATACTCCTGAGCTGCCGTGACGGCGGTGAGCGGATCTATAAACCCACTATTATTGACGCCGTCTGTAAGCAGAATGATAACTTTACTTTTTGCTTCACTTTCTTTGAGACGGATCACAGCGGTAGCCAGTCCCATTCCGATCGCCGTTCCCTGTTCTATAATACCGGTTCTTACTGTTTTTAGCATATCCAGCAATACCGGGTGATCGATAGTAAGCGGGCATTGGGTGAAACTTTCTCCTGCAAATACGACGAGTCCGATTCGATCATTTTTGCGGCCTTCAATAAATTCTTTAGCTTTTTGTTTGGCTGCTCCCAGTCGGTCTGGCTCAAAATCAAGCGCTTCCATACTTCCTGATATGTCCAGCGCGATGACAATGTCAATACCTTCTGTATTGATTTCTTCTTCGCTCATGCTTGACTGTGGGCGAGCCAGGGCAATAATAAAGGCACTTACTCCCAGTACGCGCAGCACAAAAAGGTATTTTTTGATAAACCCTCTTACAGGACGGGCATGCGCTTTTACTCCTTCAAGAATGGGCAGTCGCAGGGTAGGGTATAGGTACCGGTACCGCCATATTTGCCACAAAATCATCAGCACAGGGATGATCAGCAGGAGAAAAATCCACGGATTGGCAAAAGTGATTTTGTTCCAAAAGCTGGTCATGGGTTAAGATCGGTTACCGGTTCTGAATCAGGTGTTTTTTCGGTTTGAGCAGGCGTCTCCTGCCATGGGATGGTGTCTTTCACAAAGTTTCGGATCGTTTCCATTGCCTCCATATTTTCACCGGATGCAGGTTTTGCTTTGGCAAATTTTACAAGATCTGCGGTTGTGAGTAAATCGTCAATTTGTCTGACCTGTATAGGTTTCAGGGCAGGTAACTGGCGAAGGCTGCTGATAATTTCATTGGTCGTGTACTCCAGCGCCATAATATGAAATTTGTTTTCCAGATATTCCCTGAATATATCTGTCAGTTCGCTGTAATAATCTTTGATAAGCTCCTTCTGCCAGAGTCTCTTTTCTTCAAGTATCGCCAGTTTTCGCATGGCGATTTCGTGGGCGGGAACTGTAGGCACGACTGTGATATTTTCTTGTGGCAGAGGTTTCGGTCTGTTTTTGATTTTTCTAATGACAAACCAGATAATCGCTGCAAGCAAAAGGGCGATTAACAGATAGGGCAAAACTTCGCGAAAGCTAAGAGGTGCACCGCGAATATCTTTGATAGGTTTAATTTCTGCAGTTGTGTCAACCGCAACAGTCTTCACTTCCAAAGGCAAAGCATTGGTAAAGGTTGCCTTCTGCGCCGGATCCGTTTTGGTATGATAATAAATGTCTATGGGGGCAATTCTATAGCTGCCTGAATCAAAAGATGTGAGGGTAAAGTGCTGAACCTGAGTTACTTGTTTGTCATCAGGATTGGGTAATGAATCTACCCGTGTGAAACTCAGCATTTCAAAGCCTTCGATACTGTCTATAACGGGCCATTGCAGGAGAATATCAGGTGTATGGCGCACCGTAAGTGACAGATGAATCTGGTCGCCGATCTGCATTTCCGTAGTATCAGCGCTCAGACGGGCTTCGATTTGTTGTGCAGATAGTCTGAACAGCAATGAGAGCAAAAACAAAGCCGAGGCGGTCGTATATTTCAGGTTTTTGATCTTTTCCATAAGTCAACCCGCAAATATACCGTTTATTGAATGCTTTGGTTGTTAATGTTTTGTTAAAGTTGGCAACTATTCAGGAAATAAGCGGGGAGATATCTGAAAAATATCGGATGGCTTGAGAGAGTTCATTCAGGAAATTGTCGAAGTCGGATGGTTTGTATAAGTAGGCGTTGGCTCCGGCTTCGTAGGCAAATATGATATCTTTTTGGCTTTGAGACATAGAGAGAATCAACACGGGGATTGGCGCATATATACCTTTTTTCACAAACCGGGTAAAATCAATACCATTTTCACCCGGAATCCCAATATCAACGATCATAAGATCAAATGAAATCTCTTCCAGATAAGCTCTGGCTTCCTCGGTATTCTTTGCCCAGGTTAACAGAACCTTTTTTTCGATACCGAGGTCCTCCAGTGCATATCGAAAGAGACCCGCGTGACTCGTAGAGTCTTCCACTAAGAGGATGTGCATGCTTGGAAATTTGGTTTTATCCAACAAAATAAGTAAATAAATATTTGAAAATCCAGTAAGAAAAATATGCGCAAATATATCTGCATTGCTCTGATAAAAAATATCAGAGTAATGAGAATAATTTGGCAAAATGTTACGCGAGAAAATCTATTATAACAGCTTATCTAACAGGGATTTATCCCGGGATATGACAGTTTCGTGTTTGTGAAATTCAAAGAAAGGGCTTAGGCTGATACATTCGGAAATATTGGAAAAAGATTGTATTCCTTCCGGGGTAATGGCATATACAGGTCCAAACTCCTGTACACTCATTAAAACTTTCAGTGCATACTCAATGGCTTCCACACGGTTTGTTACCTCCGGTAACCCCTGGTCAGCAATCAGCTTATCCATATCATTCCACAACTGGTGGCTTAAGCGGAAAGAACTTGCTCTTTTAATATATGAATCCTCAATTAAAAAGTCAGGCTGATCCGGTAGGGGATAACCATCCACGATACGCATTTTCCCATCATAACCCAATTCCTGCACATGCTGCCAGATTTCCTGGGCCGTGCCAAACTTATTGAACCGGGGATCTTTGTTGTTTACGAGCTGATATAAGTTCATTGTTTGGGTCAAAAATTATTTCGACGGGTAAAATTTACATATAAAAATGCAAACTATCACTATTTGTGTTACAAAATTTGTGTTACGTTTTTAAATTTATTTGCGTAATACAAAAATGTAATATATAATTGTATGTAATATTTGTGATTGGCCGCGGTAAACAATGGTAATCACGGACATTAAACTTCCTATTCACTTAATTAATTTTTGAAATGATGAAAAGAGTAATCCAGATCTCCCTTTTTCTTTTTTTAGGGATTGGTTCCCAGTCAGCCTACGCGGGTGTTTGCCAAAATCTGGCGACCAACGCCATAAGCCGGATTCCTTCTGGCGATGAAACGCCAAAGGATAAGAAAGAAAAGCCGGCGGCAAACCCTGCACCGGCAGCACAACCCAATTCTTCTATGGTAAAGGGAAATGAAGATCCCAAGCCTCCGCTTCAGCCGGCAAAGCCAGCGACGCCAGCAAAGGCCAGTCCCACCCAGGGCCTTTCTTTCACCAATCCTTCGGAGAAGGAAATGGAAGAAAGACGGTGTCTGTTGATGATTCCGTTTATCATTGAAGTGGACTAACCTATGTCCTGAGCAAACGGCTTATTTCCGCTTTTCTCTTCTGCTAAACAGGTTCATAAGCGCCTGGATGTAAGAGTCTTTGGTATTAATACTCAGAAAATCTGCTCCAGACCGCATAAAAATTTCACGGGTGCGGTTGAGATTTTCCTGATACCATTTGTCATAACTCATCCGGGTCGCTTTATGGGCCGTATCAAGCCAGATCGATTCTCCTGTTTCTGCATCTTTTACCCTCGCGAGTCCAATGTCGGGCAGGTGTGCTTCGTGATCGTCAAAAATATGTAACCCAACCACGTCATGACGTCTTTTCGCAATACTCAGGGCATCCTGGTAGGCCGCACCGGTATTCATATAGTCTGAGAGAATAAAGACCACACTCCGCTTTTTCAACATATTGGTCAGATGCCGGAGTACTTCGGCCAGATCTGTCCCGCTTCCCTCAGGATGTGTGTCGATCAACTCCCGTATAATGCGGAGGATGTGATTTTTGCCTTTTTTCGGGGGGATATATTTTTCTATTCTGTCGGTAAAAAACATCACGCCGACTTTGTCATTGTTATTGATGGCAGAGAATGCGAGTACGGCGCAGATTTCAGCCATTATATCCGCTTTCATTTGCGCTACCTGTTCACGGTTCATCTGTGTACCAAACATGGTCGAACCACTGATATCCACCAGCATCATAACGGCGATTTCCCGTTCTTCTTCGAAGACTTTAATATGGGGATTTTCAAATCGCGCAGTGACATTCCAGTCGATATTTCGTACATCATCTCCATACTGGTAGGCCCGCACTTCACTAAAAGACATACCGCGCCCTTTGAACGCACTGTGATACCCTCCGGAGAATATTTGATTGGAAAGGCCTCGGGTTTTAATCTCAATTTTTCGGACCTTCTTCAACAGTTCTGTGGTCCGGTCACTACTCTGATTCTCTTTTGTACTCATGGCGTAAATATAAAAAAATGCTGAAAAAAGCGGAAATTCCATAAGGATCACGCAAATTGTCTGCGGGTATCCCCAAAATTATGCGAAAACTAAAATTAGAAGAACTCAACAGGCTTTCCCTCGATGAATTTCACGAGGCCGAGAAACAACCCGTTACGGTTATCCTCGACAATATACGAAGTATGCACAATGTGGGTGCGGTTTTCCGCACGGCGGATGCTTTTCTGATCGAAAAAGTTATTCTTTGCGGTATTACCCCGATTCCTCCCCATCGTGAAATTCGCAAAACAGCCATTGGGGCAGAAGAAAGTGTAAGCTGGGAATATCAGCCGAATATTGTATCCGTTGTTGCTTCCCTGAAAGCGGAAGGCTATAAAATCTTTTCTGTTGAACAAACTGACCAGAGCATTCCTCTCAATCAGTTTTTGCCCTCCTATGAAAAATGCGCGGTTGTATTTGGCAATGAGGTAGAAGGGGTGAGTCAGGAAATTGTCGATATTTCAGATGTTTCTGTCGAAATTCCTCAGTTTGGAACCAAACATAGTCTGAATGTATCGGTTGCCGCCGGTATTGTTCTCTACAAGCTTACGATAGAAACCGGCCGTTAATATCGTTCAGATAAATCGCGCGGCTTCTTCCGGACTGGGCAGGCGGCAGGATTCTCTTTTCCCAAACCACCGGTAACGGTTTTTGGCAATAATTCTATAAACAAAATCCCTGATAAAAGCCGGGATGATGATAAACCCGTAACACAGATTCCACGGAAATATCAACTTCCTTGCGATACGCAAGGCGGCAGCAGATTCTTTATAGAGTTTCCCATTTTCATAGAGATAAACGGTGCCTACTTCTTCGGTGGGTTCTCCTGCCTCAGTAAGAATTTTCTGGCCGGCTTCTGACTGATTGGCCGTGAATCTGAATACACCCTGCCGATCTCTGTCCATGATGAAGTTTACAGAAGCATTACAAAAATTACAGACTCCGTCAAATATGATCACCTGCATGGTCGCATTTTTTAATAGGTAATATCAAAGGCCAGTACATCTTCAATAAATTCGCGTACACAGCCTTCTCCGCCCTTCCTGGTTAATACGACATCAGCTATACTTTTGATTTGTCTTGCGGAATCTGCCGGGCAGGCTGAGAGGGAAACTTTTTTCATTAAAGACAGGTCATTGAGATCATCGCCCAGATAGGCCATATTTTCAAATCCGATGCCTGTCTGAGAAATCCAGCGGGCAGCTACTTCTGTTTTCGGTTCCCTTCCTGCATGTACAAACTGCACCCCAATTGCTTCGGCTCGTGCCTGAATGACTTTATCCGCAGAACCGGAACTGATAAAGCCAAAATTCATGCCGTGTCGTGTGATGGCGCGATGAATGGCCAATCCGTCTTTTACATTAAATCGCTTAATCTGATCTCCGGTTTGGTTGTAGTACATTCCTCCGTCTGTCATCGTACCATCCACGTCCAGAAGAATAAACCTTATTTTTTTTCCTGCGATAGTTTGCTCGAACATACCGATATCGCGTTTTAATAAGTGATCAACCGGTAAGTTAAGCTTGTCCGAGATTTCAATCAGTGTATCAAAATCCGGCTCAGCTTTGCCCAGTTCGTATTTGCGGAGGGTATCCTCCCAAATACCCATTTCCTGGGCAAAGCTGGCCGTAGTCTGGTTTTTCCTGGCTCGAATATGACGAAGGTTTTTTCCGAAAAAAGACACAGTTTTTAGTTTGATTTGGCGGTCAAATTTCGGCTTTTCAGATCAACCGTCCAAACTATAAAATAGCGCTGATTACAGGTTTTAGTAAATATCCGCCATTTCCCTGCTCTACTACTGATTTTTCAGCATCAAAGTCCAGGGTGACATTGGTAAGACTGTCCTGAACCATGATTTTGTTGAATTTAATTTTTATCCCTGAGGACATGCCCGATGGAACTTTCAGAGGATAAATTACACTATCAACCATAATGCTATTGTTGGGACCCAGAAGAAGTCTGACTTCCTGAATTTCGCCAGGAGGCAGCGTGTCATTGACAATCAGCGTGTCCTGACCAGCCTGATATTGGAGGAGGTCATAAACACCTGCATAAGTGAAAAGTGGGACAAAACCCGAGCTGGCTTTGGTTTTTACCGATACCTGAAGAAGATCGATATTTACCTGATCTACATTCGTGGGATTGTCTGTAAGCCGGATTTGCAAATAGGATTTTCCGTCTTCTTCTGAATCATAAAAATCATCCTCTCCAAATTCACAGGAAAAAGTTGCGAAAAGGACCAAGAGCATAGTAAACAGTACGGTTTTTTGTTTCATTTGAATTGTGTAAAGATAAACTTAGGGTAATTCAAGAACTATTTTGAAGAAAACACAAATTGGAGAAATTTATTATAAAAGATAATACCAAAGGCGAATCAATTCGTTATTTGCCTGCTAGGTTTACTTTTCCATTTTTTCTATTTTGGCTGATTAAAACCGAATACTATGACCCGAATTTTCAGAATCTTTTGTTTTTCTCTGTTAATTTTTTCATCAAATCTTTTTGCGCAACCATCCCAAAGCCGGGATCGGGTAACGTTGGAGGATATATGGCTGTATTATCGCTATTATCCGCGAACACCTTCAGAGTTTCGCTGGATGAATGACGATAATTTTTATTCCGTGCTGGAGGAAGATAAGGCCATCTCCCGATATTCCATAGGGGATGCGAAAAAAGTGGATGAAGTACTTTCCCTCGACGGTCTGGAATTTGTGGAGCCTGCCTCCGTACAATCTTATGAATTTAGTGCTGATGAAAATCAGATTTTATTGAAGACCATGGTTGAGCATATTTACCGGCATTCGACCCGGGAAGTGTGTTTTGTGGTCAACCGGATTTCGCGAAAAGTTCAGCCGGTGATGGACCAGAAGCCGGTCAGCAACCCGATCTTCTCTCCTGATGGTACAAAGCTAGGCTATGTATTTGAAAACAACCTCTACTATCTGGATATTGAAAGTGGCCGAACGGTTCAAATTACACAGGATGGTGTGCCCAATCGGATTATCAATGGCGCTACGGACTGGGTATATGAAGAGGAATTCGCTTTTGAGAAAGGATTTGCCTGGTCTCCCGATGGCAACCGTATTGCATTTTATCGTTTTGACGAAGGCGATGTGGAAGAGTTTGTCATGCCTGTATATGGGACGCTGTATCCTTATCAATACAAATATAAATACCCGAAGGCTGGAGAAAAAAATGCAGTGGTAAGTATCCATGTGTACGACCTGTTGCAGCAGACAACGGTAATGGCGGATGTGGGCCCGGAAACGGATCAATATATTGCCCGAATCAAGTGGACACAATCATCTGACGAACTGGCTGCCATGCGTCTCAACCGTTTGCAAAATCAGGTAGATGTGTTGCTTATACAGGCGAAAACCGGCCAATCATCGGTTATCCTTACGGAAACCAGTGATACATACATTGAAGAGGCTACTGACGATAAATGGTATTTTCTGAAGGATAGTGAAGATTTTCTCTGGCTGAGTGAAATGGATGGATATAACCATATTTACCGGTATGGCAGAGATGGGAAAATGAAAAAAGCCCTTACATCCGGTAAATATGAAGTATCCAGGATGTTGGGTGTTGATGAAACCAACAATACCGTTTACTATCTTTCAAAAGAAGTTTCTCCTTTGGAAGACCATTTGTACGCGGTACATCTGGATGGGAAGAAAAAAACAAGGTTGACCTCAGAGAAAGGCATGCATGATCCTGTATTCAGTTCTGCTTTCAATTATTATGTGGATACGTATAGCTCGATTGAAAGACCTGGAACTACGGAGCTCTGCGACAACAAAGGCAAGGTCATCAAGGAGCTGGAAAATAACCGGGCGCTGTCAGACCGGGTGAAAGGATTAGCTATCCGGGAGCCTGAATTTTTTACTTTCAAGACTGGAGAAGGCGTATCATTGGATGGATGGATGATCAAACCCAAAGATTTTTCTCCTGATAAGAAGTATCCTGTATTGATGTTTGTGTATGGGGGCCCGGGAGACCAACAGGTGCTGAATGCATGGGGAAATGGCGATCCGTTTAACTATATGTGGCACCAGATGCTGGCGCAAAATGGCTATATTGTCGCTTGCGTAGATAACCGGGGAACGGGAGGTAAGGGGCGTGCTTTTCGGGATGTGAGCTATGCCAATCTCGGAAAATACGAGACGATTGATCAACTGGAAGCTGCCAAATATTTTGCCAGTCAGGCGTTTGTGGATGAGAGCCGAATCGGAATTTGGGGGTGGAGTTATGGGGGCTATATGACGTCTCTGTGTATGACTAAAGGGAATGGGCTTTTTAAAGCTGGTATTGCTGTAGCACC
The Bacteroidia bacterium DNA segment above includes these coding regions:
- a CDS encoding DUF4382 domain-containing protein, whose amino-acid sequence is MLLVLFATFSCEFGEDDFYDSEEDGKSYLQIRLTDNPTNVDQVNIDLLQVSVKTKASSGFVPLFTYAGVYDLLQYQAGQDTLIVNDTLPPGEIQEVRLLLGPNNSIMVDSVIYPLKVPSGMSSGIKIKFNKIMVQDSLTNVTLDFDAEKSVVEQGNGGYLLKPVISAIL
- a CDS encoding thiol-disulfide oxidoreductase DCC family protein encodes the protein MQVIIFDGVCNFCNASVNFIMDRDRQGVFRFTANQSEAGQKILTEAGEPTEEVGTVYLYENGKLYKESAAALRIARKLIFPWNLCYGFIIIPAFIRDFVYRIIAKNRYRWFGKRESCRLPSPEEAARFI
- a CDS encoding four helix bundle protein; the encoded protein is MNQGDINQQIYDHTLKFAQAVRELGKVIPMTVSNVEDLKQLIKTSGAIGANYIGATEATNRNDSLTYIKNCVQETKTTQYWLNLIDIQGDPMLIQRRDQLIRASNELAAIFSKIIQTSRA
- a CDS encoding VWA domain-containing protein; its protein translation is MASRFEHPEALYLLFLLIPMAVIFGVFWFGRKKAIARMGDASLVARLMPASPTWKHQIKFALACLSLIFLVFALANPQLSETPKKIKREGVDLIIALDISKSMLAEDEKPSRLAKSKQFVSRLIDKLAGDRVGMIIFAGNAYLQVPLTSDYRAAKSLLKTVSTDLAPTQGTAIGEAIRLAAKSFPEGQTQFKTMLIISDGENHEGDALEAAEEAASQGLVVHTMGIGTTRGAPIPEMKNGMEDYKRDKEGGIVFSKLNVEMLREVAAAGKGRYFQLTQGTTEVKAFLDELAGMEKKEFEDQEFTDYDDYFQLFLGIGILFLLLEYFISESRSRIFSDWRIFRE
- a CDS encoding DUF58 domain-containing protein, whose translation is MSTKENQSSDRTTELLKKVRKIEIKTRGLSNQIFSGGYHSAFKGRGMSFSEVRAYQYGDDVRNIDWNVTARFENPHIKVFEEEREIAVMMLVDISGSTMFGTQMNREQVAQMKADIMAEICAVLAFSAINNNDKVGVMFFTDRIEKYIPPKKGKNHILRIIRELIDTHPEGSGTDLAEVLRHLTNMLKKRSVVFILSDYMNTGAAYQDALSIAKRRHDVVGLHIFDDHEAHLPDIGLARVKDAETGESIWLDTAHKATRMSYDKWYQENLNRTREIFMRSGADFLSINTKDSYIQALMNLFSRREKRK
- a CDS encoding response regulator — translated: MHILLVEDSTSHAGLFRYALEDLGIEKKVLLTWAKNTEEARAYLEEISFDLMIVDIGIPGENGIDFTRFVKKGIYAPIPVLILSMSQSQKDIIFAYEAGANAYLYKPSDFDNFLNELSQAIRYFSDISPLIS
- a CDS encoding HAD hydrolase family protein, whose amino-acid sequence is MSFFGKNLRHIRARKNQTTASFAQEMGIWEDTLRKYELGKAEPDFDTLIEISDKLNLPVDHLLKRDIGMFEQTIAGKKIRFILLDVDGTMTDGGMYYNQTGDQIKRFNVKDGLAIHRAITRHGMNFGFISSGSADKVIQARAEAIGVQFVHAGREPKTEVAARWISQTGIGFENMAYLGDDLNDLSLMKKVSLSACPADSARQIKSIADVVLTRKGGEGCVREFIEDVLAFDITY
- a CDS encoding tetratricopeptide repeat protein — its product is MKRIYLIFFLLILVVPTYAQLFSEPGKADVRAGNKAYEDKNYALSEQAYKKALEAKKENSRAVYNLGNAYYQQGKFSEAAYEFEKAASMAENSGEKSQAFHNLGNALLKDNKFKESIDAYKRALREKPDDEETKYNLAYAQQMLREQQQKQNQDQKQDDKKDQDQKDKQDQQKQDQQDQKQDQNQDQQQNQDQKDQQDNKSEAQQPKQQQMSPEQIEKMLEALEFQEEKLQQDLQKKKVPANKKKVEKDW
- a CDS encoding S9 family peptidase; the protein is MTRIFRIFCFSLLIFSSNLFAQPSQSRDRVTLEDIWLYYRYYPRTPSEFRWMNDDNFYSVLEEDKAISRYSIGDAKKVDEVLSLDGLEFVEPASVQSYEFSADENQILLKTMVEHIYRHSTREVCFVVNRISRKVQPVMDQKPVSNPIFSPDGTKLGYVFENNLYYLDIESGRTVQITQDGVPNRIINGATDWVYEEEFAFEKGFAWSPDGNRIAFYRFDEGDVEEFVMPVYGTLYPYQYKYKYPKAGEKNAVVSIHVYDLLQQTTVMADVGPETDQYIARIKWTQSSDELAAMRLNRLQNQVDVLLIQAKTGQSSVILTETSDTYIEEATDDKWYFLKDSEDFLWLSEMDGYNHIYRYGRDGKMKKALTSGKYEVSRMLGVDETNNTVYYLSKEVSPLEDHLYAVHLDGKKKTRLTSEKGMHDPVFSSAFNYYVDTYSSIERPGTTELCDNKGKVIKELENNRALSDRVKGLAIREPEFFTFKTGEGVSLDGWMIKPKDFSPDKKYPVLMFVYGGPGDQQVLNAWGNGDPFNYMWHQMLAQNGYIVACVDNRGTGGKGRAFRDVSYANLGKYETIDQLEAAKYFASQAFVDESRIGIWGWSYGGYMTSLCMTKGNGLFKAGIAVAPVTNWRFYDTIYTERYLKTPQLNPEGYDDNSPLNFAKDLKGSYLLIHGTADDNVHVQNSMEWVNALVAANKQFDMFFYPNRNHGIYGGYTRYHLYRMMTDFIYKNL
- a CDS encoding VWA domain-containing protein — encoded protein: MTSFWNKITFANPWIFLLLIIPVLMILWQIWRYRYLYPTLRLPILEGVKAHARPVRGFIKKYLFVLRVLGVSAFIIALARPQSSMSEEEINTEGIDIVIALDISGSMEALDFEPDRLGAAKQKAKEFIEGRKNDRIGLVVFAGESFTQCPLTIDHPVLLDMLKTVRTGIIEQGTAIGMGLATAVIRLKESEAKSKVIILLTDGVNNSGFIDPLTAVTAAQEYGIRVYTIGVGKNGMAPFKVQDFFGNTQYQQQEVRIDEELLKEIAARTGGKYFQATSNAALGNVYQEIDRLEKTRIEVTRLTNYTEEFYWFLIIGGLLFLLEMVLRYSVVRSIP
- a CDS encoding RNA methyltransferase; protein product: MRKLKLEELNRLSLDEFHEAEKQPVTVILDNIRSMHNVGAVFRTADAFLIEKVILCGITPIPPHREIRKTAIGAEESVSWEYQPNIVSVVASLKAEGYKIFSVEQTDQSIPLNQFLPSYEKCAVVFGNEVEGVSQEIVDISDVSVEIPQFGTKHSLNVSVAAGIVLYKLTIETGR